A genomic region of Dreissena polymorpha isolate Duluth1 chromosome 4, UMN_Dpol_1.0, whole genome shotgun sequence contains the following coding sequences:
- the LOC127879327 gene encoding uncharacterized protein LOC127879327 — MEDNVFDQELFSALEWTDNLNGVPDFDIEKLKHYLIQSREKSFYKGSVRAYKSLKAFKYFEEGFVQRLRHAETFVANTKVYTIHAKVLASYQGKAYQTYVALEKETGIPIGGSCACVAGRGEACSHIAAILFAVEDFIAKGLNQSTDKPTCTDRLCAWNAPSKQNVEPETIHNIRIVKQAHGKQLKDHVTFDGIGFDPRQAGDRQVDLVRKNELVQALKRSNSKCNFLKYQTVSDNASGIP; from the exons ATGGAAGATAATGTTTTCGATCAAGAATTGTTTTCAGCGCTAGAGTGGACAGATAATTTAAATGGTGTTCCAGATTTTGACATTGAAAAACTAAAACATTATTTGATTCAAAGCCGGGAAAAGTCGTTTTACAAAGGAAGTGTTAGAGCTTACAAGTCGTTGAAAGCTTTTAAATATTTCGAGGAAGGATTTGTCCAGAGACTGCGACATGCGGAGACATTTGTAGCAAACACAAAGGTGTACACAATTCACGCCAAAGTACTTGCATCTTACCAAGGAAAGGCCTACCAAACATACGTGGCCCTTGAGAAGGAGACTGGCATCCCCATTGGAGGTTCTTGTGCTTGCGTTGCAGg GAGAGGCGAAGCATGCAGTCATATCGCAGCGATCCTGTTTGCTGTAGAAGATTTCATCGCCAAGGGGCTCAACCAGTCTACCGACAAGCCAACCTGCACTGACCGGCTGTGCGCATGGAATGCCCCATCAAAACAAAATGTGGAACCGGAAACCATCCACAACATAAGAATAGTAAA GCAAGCTCATGGAAAACAACTCAAAGACCATGTGACTTTTGATGGAATCGGGTTTGATCCACGACAGGCCGGTGACCGACAGGTTGATCTGGTCAGAAAGAATGAGCTTGTACAAGCATTGAAAAGAAGCAATTCAAAGTGtaatttccttaagtatcaaactGTGTCTGACAATGCATCAGGAATACCATGA